The Mastacembelus armatus chromosome 4, fMasArm1.2, whole genome shotgun sequence genome segment ACCAGTATGTGCACTATCCACTTTCATGTTATTTATCTAATCCCATTTTGGACACTTGCTTTTTATAGTACATAAGGGCTGATCCTGCACATGCTCTTTTTGTGTTAGGAGGGAAAGTTACAATATATAGGAGACTTTGTGCTGGGAAAAAATATATTCTCCTCAGGAAGAAAAGTTTCAATGCTGTATTAGGGGTATGATTgagattttattgtaatttttcatGAGTATTTTTCTGTGGTTTCTTCCTTTGTGTTCTGTCTAGGACCCAGAGCCCACTGATGAGCTTTGGGGCCAGTTTTGTCAGTTTCTTGGTGAGTTTCCATTCAGCTAATCATTaacagttcaaataaaatgcCAAAGGTAATATCAGCTTTGAGCCCATACTCTCACAGGTCACTAGAAACTAAACAGTATCAAGACCTGAAATGATCCAATCTGTCAGGTTGGCTGTACCTCCTCAGGCATCCTCACCCTTTCTTTTCCATCCATTAACATAATCGATGTGTCTTCCTCTCGAGAACTGCATTGATCTTGTAGAGAAGCACATTACTATAACACTGTATCCATCCCTGACGGGAGAGGGTGATTTTTCAGTGTATTCACCCACTCACAtacactccctctctctctctccctctgtcactgCCTCCCATGTCAACACTCATGCACCATCAAGCCAGAAACGATGCCATCCAGATATTAAATGACTCtggaggtggtgggggtggtGACATCTGGCCTTCATGGGAGGCATTCGAACATGCACAGTGATagttacatacatacagtggaGCTATGAATCCCATCTTGAATtgtcaatcaaaaaaaaaaaaaaaaaaaaaaaaaaaaaaaaaatatatatatatatatatatatatatatatatataatatattgcCATATTCATCATGACTGAAAAGGACTGAGCAACATTCCAGCAATGGTTTTCTGATTCTGTCAGCTGGGTAGCATCTTTGCAATCCAAACACAGCTGTCACCGTGTTCCTCAATTCATTGTTATGGAGAAAGAGCCCTTTGTCCCTGCCTTCTTTTGAGGCATATTACATAACACTTCTTCCCTTGTATTATAAGATTGTGAGCCAGCTTGTCAATTTGCtctgaaaaaccaaaacaatgtcaCAATTATACTATGGTTTTAAGGACTTCTTGCATTTCATTGCAGAATGCCATGATGACATTTGAGGAGGAAAAGATGCAAACAGCCTGTGATGACCTGAGGACCACTGAGAAACTGTGTGAGAGTGACAGTGCTGGAGTCATAGAGACTATCAGGAACAAGATCAAGAAGAGTGTGAGTGTAAAACAGTATGGACTGTTAGAAGGCAATAGCAAACCCATAAACTAAACTCTGATAACAGTTAGTACTGAATCTATGTCATATTAACACCAGCAAGTTACACATTCAGATCTACTAATATCACAGCCAGGGCAGACTAGCATACAGATAACAGTGTTTACATCATCAGTATCAGGCCCAGTGATGGTGTCAGCAGCGAGATCATGTCAAGCTCACTTACAGATTCAATTGGTACTTCTGTGAAATGTAGTCATGAGCTGGGCTTGCTCTGGGTCAATCAGGAAGCTCCTTGTTGCTTTGGATGCAAGCCTGTGGTGAAAGTTGCAGGGTGTCTGTATGCAGTATACTAATCTTTGAATTCATACGTGCCTGTTGCAGATGGACTCCCAAAGGTCAGGCGTTGTTGTCGTAGACCGCCTTCAGAGACAAATTATTGTTGCTGACTGTCAGGTGTACCTCGCCGTGCTCTCCTTTGTCAAACAGGAGCTTTCAGGTAATCAAATTGATTGATCATTGATTTGATTATTCACCTTAGAGGTAATatgatgcagtgtttttttaatatgattAGTTTTAAGGGCTATTTTTATGTCTTGTTTGAAAATAATGGAAGGACTCAAAATGATTACAATTCTACTGCTCTAACAGTCATTAAGGTATTTAAATCTGGAGCAAATGATAGATGTGTCTAGCGTTATGCCTATAGTGTGGCTAAagaatattaattatattattttatcatgaatatttttataaattgcATTCACACATTGATCAGGCGCATCAATAAACTCATTACCAAAAATTATGGTCTTGTTTTTCCACCTGAGCATGTCGTGAATCAAACGCGCCTTAACTATATCCTACGTACTGTTTCTACTAACAGCGTATATCAAAGGAGGCTGGATTCTTCGTAAGGCATGGAAAATGTACAATAAGTGCCACAGTGACATCAGCCAGCTGCAGGAGGCCTGTCAGCGAAGACCCTCCACCAGCCAGGAGTCCGTCTCTGCAGACAACGCCAACCACAACACATCTGTGGAGAATAGCGTGACGGCCGAGGCCCTAGACCGGCTCAAGGGCTCCGTCAGCTTCGGATACGGCCTCTTCCATCTGTGCATCTCTATGGTTCCACCACACCTGCTCAAGATTATCAATCTTTTGGGCTTCCCTGGCGACAGACTTCAGGGCCTGTCCTCCCTTATGTATGCCAGCGAGAGCAAGGACATGAAAGCACCACTAGCTACGTGAGTATACTAGGACTGTATTAATTCAAAGACCAATGTCAGTTTAGTCTTAAATTAGCTATAATTGTTTAAAACTCCTCCAAGCAATATTCTTATATTAACAATGGTTCAGCTGAGGGTGTGTGATGAGAAAGGTATCACATCACCATACTCTGCAGTGCCCCTCACTTTTATGGGGATTTTGGTGTCTTTCAGCTGATTATTTGAGTTTCAGGCCCCACGTCCTCATTATTTTGGTTCACCCACTGGCCATTATCTCTCCAGCACCAAACACCACAGTTAACTAGCGATTGGCCGGTGAACAGTTTGACAGTTtggcactgattttttttttttttcagtaatggGTAGAAGCCAAAACAGAGCAAAATAGAGTGAATATAATATTGTGCTTAAATTAATCAAGTGGATGTATAAAATGTCATACATTTAATGACAATACTGATgttaaaacaattcaaaatcCATATAGTAAAAAACATGTTATACTCTTAAAATTTCTACTTTCTACCTCTCTACTttcatatattgtattttaGAGGGTTCCCCTATAATAGTTTAAATACTTCAGACAGTCCCCTATTTTATggaaatgtacagtattataTGCAGCAGTTAATGATACCGTACATAGAGTGTAATATTGCACCACTCTGCCTCTTTAATTTCAATTCTGGCTGAGgtttaaaaggtttttaaaaaaactgaaaattgttAAAGCAGTCTAACATGAGTTTCTTACTGTGTTGCTCAGGTTGGCCCTCTTGTGGTACCACACAGTAGTGCTGCCTTTCTTTGCTCTAGATGGCTCTGATACAAATGCAGGGCTAATGGAGGCCAAGGCTATTCTGCAGAGAAAGTCGGTGGTGTACCCGAACTCATCACTCTTCATGTTCTTTAAAGGACGGGTTCAGAGGCTAGAGGTATGTGCAGCAAGCTCATCACTGGTAACAATCAGTGCCAGCTAAGCAGAACTTTGATAAGGCTGTAGTGATTCACAGATTACAAGctgtaatcatttatttatgtgtgtaatGCCGGATAAAGCCAGTGTTcgccaaacacacacaaagtatctTCCATCATCGAGTTTAGCAGCTTCTGCTCAAGCACATATAATTGATATGCATGACAGATGGTTCATTAACTTACTAACATCTGATCCATCATTTAATTATAATCTAACTTTCATTTAACATATGCATGTGGTGGATGTCCAGCATAATTTCTGTTacctgttggtgtgtgtgctctctcctctgtcttcaGTGCCATATCAACAGTGCTTTGGCCTGTTTCCATGATGCACTAGAGCTTGcatcagaccaaagagagaTCCAACATGTGTGTCTCTATGAGATTGGTACGTGTCTTCTCATCAGGTTAGTTGTGACATACTGGCACTAGGGGTACAGCACTCTGAGGGGTTCATTTCGTTGTCTGCTTGTCTTTGTATCAGGTTGGTGTAGCATGATAGAGATGAACTTCGAAGACGCGTACAGGGCGTTTGAAAGGCTGAAGAATGAGTCTCGTTGGTCACAGTGCTATTACGCCTACTTGACTGGAGGTGAGCCTGACACACACTAACAGATGCCTACACTGGTGGGATGTTACAGTAGATGCTCTGTGTTATACACACAGTACGTTCTGTTGTTGTCCAGTGTGTCAGGGTGCTTCAGGTGACCTGGATGGAGCGAGTGGAGTTTTCAAAGATGTGCAGAAGCTGTTCAAGAGAAAAAACAACCAGATAGAACAATTTGCTGTCAAAAGGGTAGGTTTGACTGCAAATATTGACCTTTTTCGCCAAAGGATCCATGAATGTATAACCACAGTTTGCCTTTCCTGTGTGATTCCTGTGTGCAGGCTGAGAGATTGAGAAAGATCTCGCCCACCAGAGAGCTATGCATTCTCGGCGTAATCGAGGTGCTCTATCTGTGGAAAGCGCTTCCGAACTGCTCCTCAACTAAACTACAGATAATGAATCAGGGTGAGTGTAACCTACATGATTCATGTCAGCGTAATCAGTTTAGCTGCTGCCTGATTTCATTTAACCTTATGTGATAATCTCTCTCGTGTCCTGTTCAGTGTTACAGAGTTTAGATGACGCTACATGCAGAGGCCTGAAACATCTCCTTCTTGGTGCCATTCACAAGTGTCATGGAAATATGAGAGATGCTGTTCAGGTATCACACAATGAGCACCGAATTGCTTTGCAAATGCTCTACACTTATGTTACTCATCTTGctctttgcatttattttgtgacaCAGTCGTTCCAGCTGGCTGCTAGAGATGAGTACGGACGACAGATCAACTCATATGTCCAGCCGTATGCTGTCTATGAGCTGGGATGTATACTGCTTGCCAAACCAGAGGTGAATCTGCTGCACAtaacattcaaatatttagGATTGCCTGATGATGTGAAAAGGGATTTTAATGTAACATGAGTCACCTAGTCTTTTTTTG includes the following:
- the LOC113129273 gene encoding tetratricopeptide repeat protein 39C; the protein is MSFGASFVSFLNAMMTFEEEKMQTACDDLRTTEKLCESDSAGVIETIRNKIKKSMDSQRSGVVVVDRLQRQIIVADCQVYLAVLSFVKQELSAYIKGGWILRKAWKMYNKCHSDISQLQEACQRRPSTSQESVSADNANHNTSVENSVTAEALDRLKGSVSFGYGLFHLCISMVPPHLLKIINLLGFPGDRLQGLSSLMYASESKDMKAPLATLALLWYHTVVLPFFALDGSDTNAGLMEAKAILQRKSVVYPNSSLFMFFKGRVQRLECHINSALACFHDALELASDQREIQHVCLYEIGWCSMIEMNFEDAYRAFERLKNESRWSQCYYAYLTGVCQGASGDLDGASGVFKDVQKLFKRKNNQIEQFAVKRAERLRKISPTRELCILGVIEVLYLWKALPNCSSTKLQIMNQVLQSLDDATCRGLKHLLLGAIHKCHGNMRDAVQSFQLAARDEYGRQINSYVQPYAVYELGCILLAKPETVGKGRSFLLQAKEDFTGYDFENRLHVRIHSALASLKEVVPQ